The following nucleotide sequence is from Phacochoerus africanus isolate WHEZ1 chromosome 6, ROS_Pafr_v1, whole genome shotgun sequence.
GCATACAGGTACATCTTTATATGCAGAGACATTCTCTTCCTACTACTCTTGTAATTAAAATgtgactgtaggagttcccatggtggtgcagcggaaacgaatctgactggaaaccatgaggttgtgggttcaatccctggcctcactcagtgggttaaggatccagcattgctgtgagctgtgtggtgtaggtcgcagacgcggcccagatctggggttgttgtggctctggtgtaggccagtagctgtagctccaattagacccctggcttgggaaactccatatgctgctggtgtggccctaaaaggacaaaagacaataaataaataaataaataaataaataaataaataaataaataaataaataaataaataaaatgtgactgTAGCACAAATGCATTTGTCTTAATAGGGCAATGAGCTCAATGACCAAAAATACAGTCAGTATATAATTAATAGGATGAAGGTAATCAACTTATGGCAAAAATAGGGATCTAAAAAATCCCCATCTTCTAGCAAAATATCCCTAGCCCTCTCTGCAGCAACTGATTCTACTTTCATGTGTTGATTCAAACTCATTCACCACtgtctaatttcagaacattttcactAACCCCCAAAGAAACCACACATGCATTAGTAGTCATCTCCTCTCCCCCAGCAACCTATACTCTATTTTCTGTCCcaatggatttgcctattctaaaCATGttctagaaatggaatcatacaatatatggtcatttttacatGGTACTTTTTACTTAGCATAAGGGTCATATATGTTGTAGCAAGTAACttcatgtctttttatggctgaatagaaCTTCACCAAATAGGCATACCAaaatcatttatccattcattgattGGCATTTGGATTATTCCCACTTTCTGATTATTATGGATGATGCTATTATGAAGAATCAGGTAAAAGTTTTTTGTGAATATATGAATTTAATTCTCTTGAGTATGTAACATAAGTGTGAAATTAataaatcatatgataattctatctgtaactttttgaagaactgtCAGATTGTTGTCAACATcagctgcactaatttacattcccaccagaaagGTATGAGAGGCCCAATTTTtctacatctttgccaacacatattttctatattattattattattattattgccatccTAGTAGACATGAAGTGGTATGTCattctgattttcatttgcatttccacaTGATTAATAATGTTAACAATTTTCCCATGTTTATTAGACATTTTAATGTACACTTTGGACACTGTCTATTTAAATTCTTTAcctgctttaaatattttaatatctcttttttATACTTATAGCAACATAAATTTGATTGTATTAAAAACTCTAccctttttctctgcatcttttaaatttttaaggtcAAAATTAAcccttttatattttgtatttattaagaaattataggagctatgtatttatattttccagtatgttgtatattttcatgtattcatATTACAAATTATCATCCCTTCATTTCAGCTTTAAAAACTCCTTTCAGTGTTTCAGAATTTTTAGAGCATATCTCGTGGTGATTGATGAACTCTCCCatcttttgtttatctggaaaaatcttgatttctccttcatttctgaagaatAACTTTGCCAAAAAGAGTGCCCTTTgctggcatattttttttttaattcagcagaTTTAATATATCATCCTGCTCTCTCTTAACCTATAAATGTTTCTGCtaagaaatctgctgatagcatAATGGGGGTTCCTTGTAGGTTACaatctttattttcttgctaCTTTCAGGATtatctctggttttgttttgttttgtttgatttttgaaagtttattaTAGTGTGTCTTGGAGATGAACATTTTGAATTGAACTAATGGAGTGATATATTAATTTTAGTAATggggtgatatcatatgatatttgtctttctctggcttatttcacttaatatgataatctctaggtccatcgatgttgcttcaaatgtcttttgtgtttataaaaatgtttaaatctttgtcctaggtctgtgaaaaatgccattggtaatttgatagggattgcactgaatctgtatattgctttggatagtataaTCATTtgaacaatattgattcttccaatccaagagcatggtatatttttccacttgcttgtgtcattttcaatttccttaattggtgtcttatagttttcaaagtacagttcttttatttccttaggtaggtttattcctaggtattttaattaTATTGCAGGGGGAcggtaagtgggattgtttcctcaatttctcttttggatattttgttattagtgtatagaaatgcaaaagatttatgtgtattaattttgtatcctgcaactttaccaaattcattaataAGCTCTAAcggttttctggtagtgtctttagaatgttctatgtatggtatcatgtcatctgcaaacaactatagttttacttcttctttcccaatttgggttcattttatgtctttttcatctctaccatggctaggacttctaaaactatgttgtgtaaaagtggtgagagtggacatccttgtctttttcctgatattAGAGGGAATGCTTTTGGCAttccaccattgagaatgatgttagctgtgggtttgacatatgtggcctttactatgttgaggtagattccctctatgcccagcttctggagagtttttatcaaaaatgggtttgcaatttttcaaaggctttttctgcatctattgagatgatcatatggtttttctttttcattttgttaatgttgtgtatcacaCTGGTTGATTTGCTGATATtaaagaatctttgcatccctgggataaatcccacttgaccacagtgtattgtcttttttaatgtattgttggattctgtttgctagtattttgttgagaatttttgcatctatgttcatcagtgatattcatctataattttctttctttgtggtatctttgactggttttagtatcagggtgatggtggtctcatagcaTGAGTATGacagtgtcccttcctctgcaatttttggaagagcttcagaaggataggtgttaactcttttctataTGTTTGATACAatagaagccatctggtcctggacttttgttttttagaagtttttatttattcatttttttgtgtgattggtctattcctcttttatctttttagggatgcacccacggcatatgcatgttcccaggctaggggtcgaattggagctgtggctgcaggcctacaccacagctcacggcaatgccagatccttaacccactgagcaaggccaagtatcaaacctgtatcctcaaggatgctagtcaggttcgtttaccactgaaccacagatgggaactccagtgactgttctattcttatttcttcctggttcagtcttggaaggttttatctttgtaagaatttgttcatttattctagGTTATGCATTTTAGtgacatatagttgcttgtagtaatcccttatgattctttgtatctctgtggtatcagttgtaacttcctttttatttataattctgttgatttgaaccctctctctctcttcttttttttttttttttttttggctaagtctggctaaatgtttatcaatattgttgatcttttcaaagaaccagcttttagcttcattgatcttttctattgttttcttctctatCTCATATGTTTCTgttctgatcattatgatttctttccttctaatcaagttcagttttatttgttctttttttagtgaAGTGTAAGTTTAGACCATTcctttgaggtttttcttgtttcttgaagtaaacttttttttttgtctttttgtctttttgctatttcttgggccgctcccgcagcatatggaggttcccaggctagggatggaatcagagctgtagccaccggcctacaccagagccacagcaacgtgggatccgagccgcgtctgcgacctacaccacagctcaaggcaacgccggacccttagcccactgagcaagggcagggaccaaacccgcaaccttatgtttcctagacggatttgttaaccactgcgccacgacgggaactcctgaagtaaacttttaaaaaaggttattttgaattattttgggGACAAATCACATATCTCTGTGTCTTGGGGTTCAGTTACTACCAGATTATTGTGATTGATTATGTCATATTTCCTTGATTCTTTGTGTATCTAAGAGTTTTACATTGTTGCTTTGGTATTCCTTCCTCATTATTTATTAGCCATCTTCAGGTAGAAGATAAAAGTTTTTTCAGCCTTGCTTATATCCTGGGCTTTCTCTAACCTTTCATAAATACACATGCTCCATGCTTCCTCATGCAGCAGAATTCTTCTTTATTGCATATAAAATTCATGTACCATATAAGCCAACTCTTTGAAGAGTTAaattcaatggcttttagtatattcacatagTTATGTACTCATCACtgcaatcaattttagaatattttattagcTAAGAAGTTAATCTACACTTTAGGCAACATTCCCCAATCTCCCCACCCTACTCTCATCCCTAGGCAATTactaacctactttctgtctctgtagatctGCCTATTCTGGAATAGTATATAAAAGGAATCATGTAGTCCTaaatgactggcttctttcacttagtatgttttCAATGTTCATACAGTATTGTAGCTTGTATCAGcactgcatttctttttatgtggCAGACTTCTTAAGACTTTGTATGTCTTCTATTGATTTTATGTTCCCTTCAGCTCAACTAAACTTCAGACAGGATTCTTCCTGACTCTAGATCCACAATCTCCCTTTTCTTGGagtatttactttagaaaatgtgTAACTGTAAATCCTTTCTCTGTCCTCCtgagatataaatatttttaaaagcctccaGTCAGTTTTACAACCCAGAAATATCTTTCTCAAGAACCTGGAAGGATCCCTTTGAAATATAATTGTTAAGGAAGACATTGTCCTTAATATCTCAGTTTCAGTTTCCATGAGATGATAGAAACCTAATTTTGGAGAGCGCCTTGCTATAAGCACAAACTCCATTCTCTTATACAGCTGTGaggtgtttatttttcctcttgatAAAGCCAGGGAACAAACAGAAATAGTGTAAGTTCCTCCAGTACTTTTCCACTAACTCTTCTCAACCTTTAAAAACCTTATCACTTCGTTATAATTGCCAAGTTCAGACATGGTTATAgcctttctcttttattaaaataaacttgaatAAAGCCTTTCTTGCCTGTTTAACTTAGTCTGGCACAATTTTTGTTCTGACATATGGAATAGGCAATAAGCAAACTTGTTTCCCAAGAATATCAATCTCTCTGTCTTCTTGGGCTGTTCAGTAcagaaacaacaagaaaaagataaCAGTTAGATGAAAAAGTCATTCAGGAAGCCCACACATGAAGAAGATAGAAAATTAGACCCATAATgtaggataaataaaaatttataaaaatcactTTAGTTTCAGGTTGCTGTAGAAAATAGTCTAAGTACTAGAATATTTAAGACAGAAAACTCAGCTGCTTTTTATGAAAATTGATCAAAGCATCCGTTGTAAAGTACACTACTAGAGATTTCTATTTAATAACTGAAACCTCTAGCAGTATAGAATTTAATTTCCTACTGTCTATATCTCCTATATTCAGAAACTTTAAATTCTAGACTGTACTTAAACATTTTAATGCATATGATGTAATAAAACAGCACTACTCTAGTTAATTGCATGTGTTATTCTAATCAGAATAGAATCTTTGTTTACCTCATGATGAGTTTCTGACATTCAGCATTGAAAGGAAAAGTTAAATCTGTGGAGAAAACCTAGTAGATGGCTGCAAGAATACCAATTAATGCATCCTTCCATTACCATcaaattttataatgtataaaattatacaaatttttatacattataaaattttatggaagGATATAAATAATTTCTCAAGCAAATGAGAAAAGTAATATTATAACAAAGTGTCAAAAGTAGAAAAGATAGAGtcttaaaaatagagttaaatgATTTATATAAAATTGGCCATGAGCAAGGATCTTCATAGAtccaattttatataaaattggcCATGAGCAAGGATCTTCATAGATCTGAATTAGGTCTATGAATGGATTTTGATGCTCTGTAAATTTAATTCCTTAAATTGTAAGCAAATCTTTCCCCGCTCATGTTCATGAGGATAATTTCATGTTTAAATATTGCTTTCAAAACATTGTCTGTTGTAATATGTGGACTAGAGTAATTAAGGTGATTATTGCCATAACACTGGTCAGGCCAATTGTTTTTGACCCTTTTTTACAAACGATAATACTCTAAACTGAAATTTTACACATAAACCCCAAAATAACCTTTTAGAGGAAAAACAGGGATTAGAGTCATGCAAATGACACTATGTGAACTTTTCTATATTGCAACTGAGATACAAAAGCTGAGAGAGGAAAATGTACCAAtgctctcaaaaaataaaaatgttcggttaaaaaagatgtgaaaatacATTCTTTATAAGAAGCTAATGGAGTTCTAGATATTTTATCTCCCTCCAAAACTAGGGAACAACTTCAAGACTTTAATATGTGCAACCTGGAAGTGAAGGAACAGAGTGGATTGGTATTAAATTCCAAGTCTAAATGTAAGAGTCTATTATTCGCAAGAGCTATTGCCCTGAAGTACcagaacaaagagaaagatgTCTACAATTCATCCAATTGGACTTGGGAGTAGCAAGAAtgcacaatattttcttttagattatATATGGAccagttaatttaaaatgaatttacccAATAATGCTTCCAGAAGAGATAGTTTTCTTCTAAGAGGTTAAGAAAATTTGTGcactttaagaattaaaaaatacattcacaagaTATCAGCCGGATGCAGCTTCAaacctgtcacacacacacacaaaaaaaaagtaataaaagttcCAAGTAAGGAATGCTTCCACAAAGCCATAATGGGTTAGCAGGTTAGCACATGAGAAAGACAGTATACATTTGCAAAACTCTGAGAGCATCCAGAGCATGACAGTAGCATCAAATAAGAACTTTCCTCCAGGACTGCCCATTGTGGTTTAACAGGTTtaaaacccactagtatccatgaggttgtgggtttgatacctggcctcattcagtgggttaaggatccagcattgctgcaaggtgctgtgtaggtcacagatgtggctcagatgcagtgtggctgtgatgtagactggcagctacagctctgagttcacccctggtctaggaacttccatatgctgcaggtgcagtcctactTTCCTCCATCTATTTCTCCTTATTCCCTAATGTAGTCCCTAAGGATCAGTTACAAAAATTAGTAGAAAGATCAGTGGTAGCGGCACTTGATCTATAAGTCTACTCCCATTGGCCCAATGTAGGCTTCACAAAAACAATTCCAATGCAATGGTGAAATGCTTAGCATTAAATGAAATTTAGACCTTTAGTTATTACAGTAAACTGGGCATCAGTTATAGAATTTCAGGGATCCTTTCTTCcccaacacttttcttttttttttttttttcccactgtacagcaagggggtcaggttatccttacatgtatacattacaattacgtttttcccccagtctttcttctgttgcaacatgagtatctagacaaggttctcaatgctattcagcgggatctccttgtaaatctattctaagttgtgtctgataagcccaagctaccgatccctcccattcccttcccctcccatcaggcagccacaagtctcttctccaagtccatgattttctttcctaaggagatgttcatttgtgctggatattagattccagttataagtgatatcatatggtatttgtctttgtctttctggctcatttcactcagtaggagattctctagctccatccatgttgctgcaaatggcattatgtcattcttttttacggcggagtagtattccattgtgtatgtataccacatcttccgaatccaatcatctgtcaatggacatttgggttgtttccatgtcttggctattgtgaagagtgctgcaatgaacatgcgggtgcacgtgtctcttctaagtagagttttgaccggatagatgctcaagagtgggattgcggggtcatatggaagttctatgtatagatttctaagttatctccacactgttctccatagtggctgtaccagtttacattcccaccaacagtgcaggagggttcccttttctccacagcccctccagcaattgttatttgtggatttattaatgatggccattctgactggtgtgaggtggtatctcatggtagttttgatttgcatttctcttataaccagcaatgttgagcattttttcatgtgtttgttggccatctgtatatcttctttggagaaatgtctattcaggtcttttgcccatttttccattgattgattggcttttttgctgctgggttgtataagttgtttatatattctagagattaagcccttgtcagttgcatcacttgaaactattttctcccattctgtaagttgtcgttttgttttcttttgggtttcctttgctgtgccaaagcttttcagtttggtgaggtcccatgggtttatttttgctcttatttcgattgctttgggaggctgacctgagaaaatattcatgatgttgatgtcagagagtgttttgcctatgttttcttctaggagtttgatggtgtcctgtcgtatatttaagtctttcagacatttggagtttatttttgtgcatggtgtgagggtgtgttctagtgtcattgctttgcatgcagctgtccagctttcccagcaatgcttgctgaatagactttctttttcccatttgatgttcttgcctcccttgtcaaagatgaattgaccataggtgtcagggtttatttccggattctctattctgttccattggtctgtctgtctgttttgataccagtaccacactgtttggatgactgtggctttgtagtatttcttgaagtctgggagagttatgcctcctgcttggtttttgtttctcaggattggtgattctgggtcttttgtggttccatataaatgtttggattgtttgttctagttctgtgaaaaatgtcctgggtaatttgatagggattgcattgaatctgtagattgctttgggtagtatggccatttttacaatattgattttcccaatccaggaacatggaacatctttccatttgtttacatcttctttgatttctttgattaaagttttatacttctcggcacataggtcctttacctccttggtcaggtgtattccgaggtatttgattttgtgaggtgcaattttaaaaggtattatatttttgtattccttttctaatatttcattgctggtatacagaaatgcaactgacttctgaatgttaatcttatatcctgctactttgctgaattgattaatcagttcaagtagttttgaggttgagtccttagggttttctatgtatagtatcatgtcatctgcatacagtgacagtttgatctcttctcttcctatatggatgccttttatttcttttgtttgtctaattgctgtggctaggacttccaaaactatgttgaagagcagtggtgagagtgggcattcctgtcttgttccagattggagtgagaaggctttcagtttttccccattgaggattatatttgctgtgggtttatcataaatggctttgattatattcaggaatgttccctctatacccactttagcgagggtcttgatcatgaatggatgttggactttctcaaatgctttttctgcgtctattgagatgatcatatgatttttgactttttttttgttaatgtggtgtatgatgctgattgatttgcatatgttgaaccatccttgtgaacctgggatgaaccccacctggtcatggtgtataatttttttgatatgttgttggattcggttggctaagattttgttgagaatttttgcatctatattcatcaatgatattgggcgatacttttcttttttggtggtatctctgtctggttttggaatgagggtgatggtggcatcatagaatgtctttgggagtattccttcttcttcaaccttttgaaagagtttaaggaggatgggcaccaattcctctttatatgtttgatagaattcacctgtgaagccatctggtcctggacttttatttgtagggagtgtttttatgacctcttcaatttcatttctagtggtcggtctgttcagttggtctgtttctacttgattcagttttggcaggctgtaagattctagaaaattgtccatttcttccagattgtcaaacttgttgccatatagttgttcatagtattctcttatggttttttgtatttctgctgtatccgttgtgatttctcctttttcatttataattttggttatttgggttctttctctcctctttttagtgagtctggccaggggtttgtcaattttgttgaccttttcaaagaaccagctcttggttttattaattttctctatttttttttgagtctctattttattgatttctcctttgatctttataatttccttccttctgctgacgttaggacttttttgttcttctttttctaattcatttaggtggagggttaagttgtcaatttgggatctttcttcttttttgagaaaggcctgtattgctataaatttccctctgagcactgctttcgcagcatcccatagattttgagcggttgtgtcttcattatcatttgtttcaaggtagtttttaatttccttcttgatttcctcattgacccattggttttttagtagcatgttgtttagtctccatgcaggaggttttttctctttcctttcccatggttggtttctaatttcatggcattgtggtcagagaagatacttgagataatttctatgctcctaaatttattgagattcgctttgtgtcccaatatgtggttgattcttgagaatgttccatgagcatttgagaagaatgtgtattctgcttttttggatgtagtgtcctgaagatatcaattacgtctaacttttctattgtttcctttaggatctctgttgctttattggttttctgtctagaggatctgtccattgatgtgaggggggtattatggtctcctactatgattgtattttcatcaatatctccctttatgtctgttaatatttgttgtatgtatctgggtgctcctgtatttggggcatatatgttgacgatagtaacatcctctccttggatggatcccttaatcattaagtagtgtccttctttgtctttctttatgtcttttgttttaaagtctattttgtctgatatgagcattgcgactcctgtttttctgtcatgcctattggcgtgaaatatttttccccaccctttcactttcaatctatatgtatcttttgtcctaaggtgagtttcttgtaggcagcatattgaaggtttttgcctttttatccactcagccactctgtgtcttttgattggggcattcagcccattgacatttaaggtgataattgatagatgattatttattgccatttgaacctcgtgttccaggtgattctatggttctccattcttcctttctttttttctttttttttttttggttggatggtctcctgttattatctgcttgagtgtatttttttttcattttttgcaaatgcaatatttggccAACACTTTTCTAATAGCAACTTGGACATCTTTGTTTCTGAGACTGTATACTATGGGATTTAATAATGGAGTGACAATGGTGTATGTCACTGTCACCAGCCTATCCCTGTTGGACACAAAGTTTGCTGTTGGTCTCAGGTAGATATAGGAAGCACAACCGTAGtgaataataacaacagtaagGTGAGAAGCACAGGTAGAAAAAGCTTTCCGTCTACCCTCAATAGAAGGAATCTTCAGGATAGTCCTCAGAATGCAGATATAAGAAACACAGATGAGTGAAAATGGGACCACAAGTACAAGAACCCCACAGATGAATATGGCAAATTCATGAACATCTGTATTTGTGCAAGCCAGACAAATAACTGGTGAGATGTCACAGAAGTAATGGTTGACTTTGTTGGCACTACAGAAAGGGAGGCTGAAAACTAAATACACTACTGTTAGTGA
It contains:
- the LOC125128871 gene encoding LOW QUALITY PROTEIN: olfactory receptor 10R2-like (The sequence of the model RefSeq protein was modified relative to this genomic sequence to represent the inferred CDS: deleted 1 base in 1 codon), with the translated sequence MFYLFPFQVLVENLTMVTEFLLLGFSSLGEIQLALFVVFLFLYLVILSGNVTIVNIIHLDKSLHTPMYFFLGILSTSETFYTFVILPKMLLNLLSVARTISFISCAIQMFFFLGFAITNCLLLGVMGYDRYAAICHPLHYPILMSWHVCGKLGATCGIGGFLASLTVVYLVFSLPFCSANKVNHYFCDISPVICLACTNTDVHEFAIFICGVLVLVVPFSLICVSYICILRTILKIPSIEGRRKAFSTCASHLTVVIIHYGCASYIYLRPTANFVSNRDRLVTVTYTIVTPLLNPIVYSLRNKDVQVAIRKVKVLGKKGSLKFYN